A segment of the Bdellovibrio bacteriovorus genome:
AACCAAACCAGAGCGTCTCATCAAAACGATAACGATCGCCAGGAATGCCATGCCCGCCTGGAACATACCAGAGAAGCCATAGATACCAAAGATGGTGGAATACCAGGTTGGCAGCAAGGACATCAACAGATCCACGCAGAACAAAGAGAACATCAAAGCGTAGAACACGATGAAACCAACAGACGGAGCCACAGACTTCGTCGTCAAAGACTCGTCACCGGACTTGTCTTGTTTCAAAGAGTTGCCCACGATCACATGACGGAAGATCATGCAGCCGACCGCAAAGATGAACAGACGAATCACGAAGCCACCCATGTTCAGGTAGCCGGTTTTCGCCGCGATCACCGGATTTGCAGCCACCACCTCTGGGTTCGCCCAAGGGTAAAGGTGCTTGAAACCAACCAACAGAACCAAACCACCGATTAGAATCGCCGGAAGGAAGGACGTAGTTGCTTCAGCATAACGACGGATGGACACGGACCAGCCGGCTTTAGCCACGTTGTTGATTACGATCCAGAACAAACCACTCAAGGCCAGGCAAGAGAAGTAGAAATAGGACACCAGATAAGAAGTCCACAATCTGTCCTGATTTTTCATAAGACCGATCACGAAAGTCAAAAGACCGATCGCGATCAGGGCGAAGCTCAGCGTTTTCAATTTCGCTGGAGCTTCAAATTTCGATACATGCAGATTCACATGATGATTGCTTGCGCCCATTTACAACCTACTTAGCTTCTTGCTTCTCTAGGAAGCGGATATAGTTAACAACCTGCCAGCGGTACTGCTGAGGAATGTGGGAAGCATAAGGACCCATCACACCCTGACCCACTGTGATCACATGATAAAGGTGACCATCGGTCCAGCCTTTAACCTTGTCGCTCACAACTGCAGGCGGCTTCAAAGCCATTTTTGCAGAGATGGTGGACTTCGCAGCCTCACCGCCTTCACCTTTGTAACCATGACAAAGAGCACAGTTGGTCTCGTAGAATTTCTGACCTACGATCAAAGTCTCTTCGTCCATTTTACCAGCCAGTGGATTTTTCAGATTCTTGGAAGCTGCTTCCACGTCGGTAGCATACTGGTACGGTTCAAAACCAACCGGAGCTGTCCCTTCCGGAGGAACACGCATACCACGGTGATGAGGAGCATCCGCATCGTAGGACTGAGCCTTCACGGCCGGAGTCACCATCATATCCTGGATCAATTCCACATTCGGCTTGTTGCCACGAGGACCGCAGCTGGACAACGCCAGAACAGCCAATCCCGCTGCTGCAACACCCATTGAAATATTCACGATGTTTCTCATCTTACTAGTACTCCGTCTTCTTCACTTCAGTTGCGCCAAGCTCTTTGAACATAGATTCAATTTTAGCTTCGTCGTAACCGTTGTCATTGTGCGGGATAAAGATAGCGAACTTGTGGCAGCTTAGATCCGGATCGATCACCGGTGGATCCATGCGCGGAATACCGCAGGCATAGAACAAAGCCCCTACTGAAGAAAGCGCCGACAACAAAATCGTCAATTCGAACATGATAGGTACAAACGCAGGCAAGCTGAAGAACGGCTTACCACCCACGTTCACCGCCCAGTTCACAGCAGATGTCCAGTAAGTCAATGCAAGACCACCAGCCAAACCAGCCAGACCCATAGTGAATGCCACGTAAGGAATCCAGGAGCGTTTGATACCCGCTGCTTCTTCCATTCCGTGAATAGGATAAGCAGAGATCGCTTCAAACTTCGTGAAACCGGACTCACGCACTTTGCGGGTCGCTTTCAGAATTTGAGCCTCTTCCAACCAGATACCAGCAATACCTTTTGTATATTTAGCCGCCATTAGTGGTGCCCTCCTTTATCATCGTAACCCACATGCAATACGGGCTTCACTTCCGCGATAGAAACCGCAGGGAACAGACGCAAATACAACAAGAACAGCGTCAGGAACATACCGAAGGATCCAACCAGAACCCCGGTATCGAACCAAGACCAAGCATACATGCCCCAGGAAGAAGGCAGGAAGTCTCTGTGCAAAGAAGTCACAGTGATCACGAAACGCTCGAACCACATACCGATGTTCACCAGGATGGACACTACGAACATCACCGGTATGGAACGACGGAATCTGCGGAACCAGAACAACTGAGGGAAGATGGTATTACAAGACACCATGATCCAGTAAGACCAGCCGTAAGGACCGAACGCACGGTTGATGAACACGAAGCGCTCGTATTGGTTGCCAGAGTACCATGCAATGAAGAACTCAGACGCATAAGCGTAACCAACCAGCATACCTGTGGTCATGATGATCTTATTCATCACTTCCATATGATCCAAAGTGACGTAGTTCTTGAATTCAGGGAATCCAATACGAACCAAAGTCATCAGAGTCACAACCATCGCGAAACCGGAGAAGATCGCACCGGCAACGAAGTATGGAGGGAAGATCGTGGTGTGCCAACCTGGCAAGTTAGAAACCGCGAAGTCGAAGGATACGATCGTGTGAACGGACAAAACCAGCGGAGTGGAAAGACCTGCCAGAAGCAAGTAAACCATTTCGTAGTGAGACCAGTTCTTCGCAGTACCTCTCCAACCCAAAGACAACGCACCGTAAACGGTACGGCGAAGTTTGTTTTTCGCACGGTCTTTGATAGTTGCAAAGTCAGGAACCAAACCGATGTACCAGAACACCATGGAAACTGTCGCGTAAGTGGATACCGCGAAAACGTCCCAAAGAAGCGGAGAACGGAAGTTCACCCACAATGGACCACGTTGATTCGGGTACGGGAACAACCAGTAATCCAACCAAGGACGACCGGTGTGCAACAGCGGGAACAGACCCGCGGTCATAACCGCGAAGACGGTCATCGCCTCTGCGGTACGAGCTACGGAAGTTCTCCACTTTTGACGGAACAGGAACAGAACCGCGGAAATCAGAGTACCGGCGTGACCGATACCGATCCAGAATACGAATGTAACGATCATCGTACCCCAGAACACCGGGCTGTTCACACCCAGAAGACCGATACCCACACCCACCACGGATGCCAGGATACCGATATAGAACAGAAGCAACGTCTTCGCACCCAGGAACATCCCCACCCAACCTTTGGATGGGAAGCGTTCCACCGGAGCGCAGATGTCGTCAGTAACATCTTTCAAAGTTTTATTGCCAAGGACTAATGGGCTACGCTTCATCATGAGTGCTCACCTTGTTTTGCAGTACCGTGACCTTTTTGATCACCAGTTGATTCTTTATCATTGTTACGGATCTTGGAAAGATAGCGAACGGACGGAGCCGCATGCCACTCTTCAAGAAGTGCGTAACCACGTTCTTCAGTTTTGAAGATTTTGGCTACCGCACTGTTTGGATCGTTCAGGTCGCCGAATACGATACCGCCTGCAGGACATGCAGTCTGACACGCAACCTTAACATCCCCGTCTTTCAACTGACGTTTTTCATTGCGAGCCACTGTTTTGGCATCCTGGATTCTTTGAACGCAGAATGTACATTTCTCCATCACCCCGCGGGTACGAACACCCACAGAAGGATTCAGAGCCATGTGCATCGGCTTCTCGATCAGTTTCGCATAGTTGAACCAGTTGAAACGACGTACTTTGTACGGGCAGTTATTCGCGCAATAACGAGTACCAACGCAACGGTTGTAAACCATGTCGTTCAGACCCTCGTCAGAGTGAACCGTCGCCAGAACCGGACACACCGTTTCGCACGGAGCATTGTCACAGTGTTGGCACATCACCGGCTGGAAGACCGCTTCTGCGTTTTCCGGATTGCCGATGTAGTAACGGTCGATACGCAACCAGTGCATTTCACGACCTTCGATCACATAGCGCTTACCCACAACCGGGATGTTGTTCTCGGATTGACATGCAATCACGCAGGAAGAACAGCCTGTGCAGGAGTGAAGATCAACCGCCATGCCCCATTTGTGACCACTGTATTCGTGGCCGGACCAGATGGACCAAACGTGTGGGTGCGGGATGCCTGTGGATTTCTTTTTGTTGTAATCAGCCAATGTCGCTTCAACGGCGATCGTACGGCCTTCCATTGTGTGGTGACCTTGCGTGATCGCAAGTTCATACTTTTTGGAAGTTTTCTTGAAAGTCGCTGAAGAACCAGCGGCAACAGTTTTACCGTCTTTAGCAGTCACAAAGACAAAGGCGTTTTGACCGATGCCATTACCCACTTTACCAGCGCGCGTGCGACCGAAGCCGACAGCCACTGCCAAAACGTCATCATGCAGACCCGGCTGGATCAACACTGGAAGTTCCAGAGTTTTACCGCCCACAGTCAGTTCAACCACAGTCGCTTGTTTCAGGCCGTGCTTTTCAGCCGTCGCCAAAGAAACCATCACATAGTTGTCCCAAACTGCTTTGGTCACTGGATCTGGAAGCTCATGCAACCAGGAAACGTTCGCAAGCGATCCGTCACCGTGTTGAGAAGTGGAATAAAGAGCCAGCTCAAAGCCTTCTTTAACCGCTGCAGGTTTGATGGATGTGAATGCATCCACTTTGAAGGAACGAGAAGAAGAACCAGAGTTGATCTCCCCGACATAACCTTTTTGCAGAGCCGTCTGCCAGAAGTCCTCGAAGGACTGACCTTTTCCGTATTTAGGGAAGATGTCAGATTTCCAGAAGACGCGCAGGTAATCATAGAAGGTCTCGTAGTCACGAAGAC
Coding sequences within it:
- a CDS encoding c-type cytochrome, encoding MRNIVNISMGVAAAGLAVLALSSCGPRGNKPNVELIQDMMVTPAVKAQSYDADAPHHRGMRVPPEGTAPVGFEPYQYATDVEAASKNLKNPLAGKMDEETLIVGQKFYETNCALCHGYKGEGGEAAKSTISAKMALKPPAVVSDKVKGWTDGHLYHVITVGQGVMGPYASHIPQQYRWQVVNYIRFLEKQEAK
- a CDS encoding DUF3341 domain-containing protein; its protein translation is MAAKYTKGIAGIWLEEAQILKATRKVRESGFTKFEAISAYPIHGMEEAAGIKRSWIPYVAFTMGLAGLAGGLALTYWTSAVNWAVNVGGKPFFSLPAFVPIMFELTILLSALSSVGALFYACGIPRMDPPVIDPDLSCHKFAIFIPHNDNGYDEAKIESMFKELGATEVKKTEY
- the nrfD gene encoding NrfD/PsrC family molybdoenzyme membrane anchor subunit; this encodes MMKRSPLVLGNKTLKDVTDDICAPVERFPSKGWVGMFLGAKTLLLFYIGILASVVGVGIGLLGVNSPVFWGTMIVTFVFWIGIGHAGTLISAVLFLFRQKWRTSVARTAEAMTVFAVMTAGLFPLLHTGRPWLDYWLFPYPNQRGPLWVNFRSPLLWDVFAVSTYATVSMVFWYIGLVPDFATIKDRAKNKLRRTVYGALSLGWRGTAKNWSHYEMVYLLLAGLSTPLVLSVHTIVSFDFAVSNLPGWHTTIFPPYFVAGAIFSGFAMVVTLMTLVRIGFPEFKNYVTLDHMEVMNKIIMTTGMLVGYAYASEFFIAWYSGNQYERFVFINRAFGPYGWSYWIMVSCNTIFPQLFWFRRFRRSIPVMFVVSILVNIGMWFERFVITVTSLHRDFLPSSWGMYAWSWFDTGVLVGSFGMFLTLFLLYLRLFPAVSIAEVKPVLHVGYDDKGGHH